Proteins co-encoded in one Ruegeria sp. HKCCD4315 genomic window:
- a CDS encoding FMN-dependent NADH-azoreductase, translated as MPKTILHIDSSARRVDSTTRDLSGRVVQQLGAERIIRRDLATPLPLLTEDWIAANFTPADQRDDVQRDRLALSDELVSELQDADTIVIGLPIYNFSVPAAFKAWVDLVARAGLTFSYTENGPKGLLEGKRAILAIASGGVPVGSEADFATNYARHVLGFIGIHDVEVIAADQMAVNPEAALESARKAVAELAA; from the coding sequence ATGCCCAAAACTATCCTTCACATCGACTCATCCGCCCGCCGCGTAGACTCGACGACCCGCGATCTGTCGGGCCGTGTGGTCCAGCAGCTGGGTGCAGAGCGCATCATCCGCCGCGACCTGGCCACACCCCTGCCGCTTTTGACCGAGGACTGGATCGCCGCCAACTTCACCCCGGCCGATCAGCGCGACGATGTACAGCGTGACCGACTGGCCCTGTCCGACGAACTGGTGTCCGAACTGCAAGACGCTGACACCATCGTCATTGGGCTTCCGATCTACAACTTTTCGGTTCCTGCTGCATTCAAAGCCTGGGTAGACTTGGTTGCGCGCGCGGGTTTGACCTTTTCCTATACTGAAAACGGCCCCAAAGGTTTGCTGGAAGGCAAACGCGCCATTCTGGCGATTGCCTCTGGTGGTGTCCCCGTCGGGTCCGAGGCGGATTTTGCCACCAACTATGCCCGCCACGTTCTGGGCTTTATCGGCATTCATGACGTAGAGGTCATCGCTGCGGATCAGATGGCGGTGAACCCCGAAGCTGCATTGGAAAGCGCCCGCAAGGCCGTTGCCGAGCTCGCAGCCTGA
- a CDS encoding LysR family transcriptional regulator, with the protein MDNWDEVRTAYQVARMGTVSGAAEVLGVHHATVIRHIDAIEARLGVKLFQRHARGYTPTEAGDDLLRVAQATEDQFNQLVGRMKGRGDDVSGELVVTSLGSLAPLVVPTLTAFQKMHPDLIVRYLTGDRLFRLEYGEAHVAIRAGSAPDQPDNVVQPFRQEEVGLYASTAYVERFGKPSGIEDFGNHHFVSSDDESSRAPFTRWLRATVPAGRITFRCTNNFCMREAVLAGAGIGFMARWEAARHDNLVEVMDPLPEWFGNLWLVTHVDLHRTTKVQAFLSYLKEEAKGWQP; encoded by the coding sequence ATGGACAATTGGGACGAAGTGAGGACCGCCTATCAGGTGGCGCGTATGGGGACAGTCAGCGGCGCGGCCGAGGTTCTTGGTGTTCACCACGCCACCGTGATCCGCCATATTGATGCGATCGAGGCTCGGCTGGGTGTAAAATTGTTCCAGCGTCACGCACGCGGATACACACCGACCGAGGCGGGCGACGATCTGTTGCGCGTCGCACAGGCCACCGAAGATCAGTTCAACCAGCTTGTTGGTCGGATGAAGGGCCGGGGCGATGACGTTTCAGGCGAATTGGTGGTGACATCGCTTGGATCACTTGCGCCGTTGGTTGTGCCCACACTCACAGCGTTTCAAAAGATGCACCCGGATCTTATCGTGCGCTACCTGACCGGCGACCGGCTTTTCCGACTGGAATACGGCGAGGCGCATGTGGCGATCCGCGCGGGATCAGCCCCGGATCAGCCGGACAACGTTGTACAACCATTTCGACAAGAAGAAGTGGGCCTTTACGCCAGCACCGCATATGTCGAACGCTTTGGTAAACCGTCAGGTATTGAGGATTTCGGCAACCATCACTTCGTCAGTTCTGACGACGAAAGCAGCCGCGCGCCGTTCACCCGTTGGCTGCGTGCGACTGTTCCCGCGGGTCGCATAACCTTCCGCTGTACAAACAACTTCTGTATGCGCGAGGCTGTCCTGGCCGGGGCGGGTATAGGTTTCATGGCCCGCTGGGAAGCGGCCCGCCACGACAATCTGGTCGAGGTGATGGACCCGCTTCCTGAGTGGTTCGGGAACCTGTGGCTCGTGACCCACGTGGATTTACACCGCACTACCAAGGTGCAGGCGTTCCTCAGTTATCTCAAAGAAGAAGCCAAAGGTTGGCAGCCATGA
- a CDS encoding GNAT family N-acetyltransferase, which produces MSTAPTITTTRLTLRHHRLEDFEPMAALFATEWAKYMDGPYSAQDLWSMLGSDVASWQFLGFGAWAVDLTETGEFIGQVGINKPPKFPETEIGWCIFPDYEGKGFAFEAACAARDWAFQNAGLATLVSYIDAPNTRSIALAQRLGAIEDQNAARPSPEDVVYRHPHPDELQGGMEAYA; this is translated from the coding sequence ATGAGCACCGCGCCCACCATAACCACAACGCGCCTTACACTGCGCCATCACCGGCTCGAAGACTTCGAGCCGATGGCAGCGCTTTTTGCGACGGAGTGGGCGAAATATATGGATGGGCCGTACTCGGCGCAGGACCTGTGGTCAATGCTGGGCTCGGACGTAGCCAGTTGGCAGTTTCTCGGATTTGGTGCATGGGCCGTCGACTTGACGGAAACCGGTGAGTTCATTGGCCAGGTCGGGATCAACAAACCCCCGAAATTCCCCGAGACGGAAATCGGCTGGTGCATCTTCCCCGACTATGAGGGCAAGGGTTTTGCATTCGAAGCGGCATGCGCCGCGCGCGACTGGGCTTTTCAAAACGCCGGTTTGGCAACACTGGTCAGCTATATTGATGCGCCCAACACGCGTTCAATCGCCTTGGCACAGAGGCTCGGCGCAATTGAGGATCAAAACGCAGCGCGCCCGTCTCCCGAGGATGTCGTTTATCGCCACCCGCACCCAGATGAACTACAAGGCGGGATGGAGGCATACGCATGA
- a CDS encoding prolyl-tRNA synthetase associated domain-containing protein, with translation MDASSAFQGTLPLTSDALLAQLDDWGLAYRLHTHVPLRTVEDSKAVEDQFMVPGENALRVKNLYLRDKKKRNYLVTLEQNREIDLKALGAELGVGNLSFGSADRLMQNLGIRPGAVSPLAMINGVQNNVRFFMDAAAKQAEVIYMHPLVNDRTVALKRADVMAFFDHIGCEVTWLP, from the coding sequence ATGGACGCCTCATCTGCTTTTCAGGGCACGTTGCCTTTGACCTCTGATGCGTTGCTGGCGCAGCTGGATGATTGGGGTTTGGCCTATCGTCTTCATACACATGTGCCGCTGCGCACGGTCGAGGACTCGAAAGCAGTCGAAGATCAGTTCATGGTTCCCGGCGAAAATGCGTTACGGGTTAAGAACCTGTATTTGCGCGACAAGAAAAAGCGCAACTACTTAGTAACGCTCGAGCAGAACCGCGAAATCGATCTCAAGGCGCTGGGTGCGGAACTGGGTGTCGGAAACCTGTCTTTCGGGTCGGCAGACCGGCTGATGCAGAATCTCGGCATTCGTCCCGGGGCGGTCAGTCCGCTGGCGATGATCAACGGGGTTCAAAACAATGTCCGGTTCTTCATGGACGCAGCGGCCAAGCAAGCCGAAGTGATCTACATGCATCCGCTGGTCAATGACCGCACGGTGGCCCTGAAGCGGGCCGACGTGATGGCCTTCTTTGATCACATCGGATGTGAGGTGACCTGGCTGCCCTGA
- a CDS encoding F0F1 ATP synthase subunit C, whose product MEGDLAHIGAGLAAIGSGAAAIGVGNVAGNFLAGALRNPSAAASQTATLFIGIAFAEALGIFAFLVSLLLMFAV is encoded by the coding sequence ATGGAAGGCGATCTCGCACACATCGGCGCAGGCCTGGCAGCAATCGGTTCCGGCGCAGCCGCAATCGGGGTGGGCAACGTTGCAGGCAACTTCCTGGCCGGCGCCCTGCGCAACCCTTCGGCGGCTGCTTCGCAGACCGCAACCCTCTTCATCGGTATCGCGTTCGCAGAAGCCCTGGGGATCTTCGCATTCCTGGTCTCGCTGCTGCTGATGTTCGCCGTCTAA
- a CDS encoding AtpZ/AtpI family protein, producing the protein MTDDDQKQRMAQLEAKIEAAKKAKAPKPRADADVSGGELAWRMVIEMVSGLGIGFGIGYGLDSLLGTIPIFLVLFTLLGLVAGVKVMLRSAKEVQEKQTAATAAEKDERD; encoded by the coding sequence GTGACCGATGACGACCAAAAGCAGCGTATGGCGCAGCTGGAGGCCAAGATCGAAGCGGCGAAAAAGGCCAAAGCGCCCAAGCCTCGTGCAGATGCTGACGTGTCCGGGGGCGAGCTTGCCTGGAGGATGGTCATCGAAATGGTATCCGGTCTGGGGATCGGATTTGGCATCGGATACGGGCTGGACAGCCTGCTCGGGACGATCCCGATCTTTCTGGTGCTGTTCACATTGCTGGGCCTTGTCGCGGGCGTGAAGGTTATGCTCCGCAGCGCGAAGGAGGTTCAAGAGAAACAAACGGCGGCAACGGCTGCCGAGAAGGACGAGAGGGACTGA
- a CDS encoding aspartate/glutamate racemase family protein, whose amino-acid sequence MKKIGILGGVGWASTVDYYRAIAEGAGRHFAQLGHSSPLPVPPITIESVTQAKTRALRGVAGDEASWAEFDNVFRDALLTLERAGCDFGIIASNTPHARLHAIRQGVSMPILSIFDATADATASTGASEALVLGTSVTMQATNYADRLAAEGITANNRLPEPEITEMQAMIDSDFYGGASDTARTRLLAFCNKHAANGTAILLACTELPLAFPAHLDDPVFEAEGHLFVNPSAAHVSAALKEALG is encoded by the coding sequence ATGAAGAAAATCGGCATTCTGGGCGGTGTGGGCTGGGCTTCGACCGTCGATTATTACCGGGCCATTGCGGAAGGCGCAGGGCGCCACTTCGCGCAACTGGGTCACAGCTCTCCTTTACCAGTCCCGCCGATAACCATTGAATCCGTCACTCAGGCCAAGACACGCGCTTTGCGCGGCGTTGCCGGCGATGAGGCAAGCTGGGCGGAATTTGACAACGTGTTCCGCGATGCTCTGCTGACTTTGGAACGCGCGGGCTGCGACTTCGGAATCATCGCCTCAAATACGCCGCACGCCCGGCTGCACGCAATCCGGCAAGGCGTTTCCATGCCTATTCTCAGTATCTTTGACGCAACCGCCGACGCCACGGCGAGCACCGGCGCATCCGAGGCTCTGGTCTTGGGAACTTCTGTGACGATGCAGGCCACGAACTACGCAGATCGGTTGGCTGCCGAGGGTATCACTGCAAATAATCGCCTGCCCGAACCTGAAATAACCGAGATGCAGGCCATGATTGACAGCGACTTTTATGGCGGCGCGTCCGATACAGCGCGTACGAGATTGCTTGCTTTTTGCAACAAACACGCAGCCAACGGAACGGCAATTCTGTTGGCCTGTACCGAGCTGCCATTGGCGTTTCCGGCTCATCTTGATGATCCGGTTTTCGAGGCGGAAGGGCACCTGTTCGTCAACCCATCAGCCGCACATGTCTCTGCCGCGCTGAAAGAGGCGCTCGGGTGA
- a CDS encoding F0F1 ATP synthase subunit A → MATETTAAEGSSLVFHPMDQFIVKPLFGDGAVGMFTVTNVTLWLFFAILAVIALLVLPTSKRAIVPTRMQSVAELTYGFIYKMLEDICGKEGVKFFPYVMTLFMFIVCANFLGLIPTSFTTTSHFAVTIPLALAVFLTVTVLGFVKNGAAFLGLFWVSSAPMALRPILAIIELISYFVRPVSHSIRLAGNVMAGHAVIKVFAGFAAIAVISPVSVLAITAMYGLEVLVSFIQAYVFTILTCVYLKDALHPSH, encoded by the coding sequence GTGGCAACTGAGACCACCGCAGCAGAAGGCAGCAGCCTGGTTTTCCACCCGATGGATCAGTTCATCGTGAAACCGTTGTTCGGCGACGGTGCGGTCGGCATGTTCACTGTGACCAACGTGACCCTGTGGCTGTTCTTCGCGATCCTGGCGGTAATCGCCCTGCTGGTGCTGCCGACGTCCAAACGCGCGATTGTCCCCACGCGGATGCAGTCTGTTGCAGAGCTGACTTATGGCTTCATCTACAAAATGCTGGAAGACATCTGCGGCAAGGAAGGCGTTAAGTTCTTCCCTTATGTCATGACTCTGTTCATGTTCATCGTCTGCGCGAACTTCCTGGGCCTGATCCCGACATCGTTCACCACCACATCGCATTTCGCCGTGACCATCCCGCTGGCGTTGGCCGTGTTCCTGACCGTGACGGTTCTGGGCTTCGTCAAAAACGGCGCCGCGTTCCTGGGTCTGTTCTGGGTGTCCAGCGCACCGATGGCACTGCGTCCGATCCTGGCGATCATCGAGCTGATCTCGTACTTCGTACGTCCTGTCAGCCACTCTATTCGTCTTGCCGGTAACGTCATGGCGGGCCACGCGGTTATCAAGGTTTTCGCAGGCTTTGCTGCGATTGCCGTGATCTCGCCCGTGTCCGTTCTGGCGATTACTGCAATGTATGGTCTTGAGGTCCTTGTGTCCTTCATTCAGGCCTACGTTTTCACCATTCTGACCTGTGTTTACCTGAAAGATGCGCTGCATCCTTCGCACTAA
- a CDS encoding F0F1 ATP synthase subunit B' yields MATEPITKEVAGSCVDSYGSAIGMPQLCFDWFPNQIFWLVITLVVIFLVLSRVALPRIAAILAERQGTITNDLAAAEDLKAKAVEAEEAYNKSLADARSEAQRIAAEARAEIQAGLDDAIAKADAEIAAKAAESEKAIAEIRAGALESIQVVAKDTAAELVTALGGEADADAIAGAVDAQTKG; encoded by the coding sequence ATGGCGACTGAACCCATTACGAAAGAAGTAGCTGGCTCGTGCGTTGACTCCTATGGCTCTGCCATCGGTATGCCGCAGCTCTGCTTCGATTGGTTCCCCAACCAGATTTTCTGGCTGGTCATTACGCTGGTCGTCATCTTTCTGGTCCTGTCCCGCGTGGCTCTGCCTCGCATCGCGGCAATCCTGGCTGAACGTCAGGGGACCATTACCAACGACCTGGCTGCGGCCGAAGATCTGAAGGCCAAGGCGGTCGAGGCTGAAGAAGCCTACAACAAATCCCTGGCCGATGCCCGTTCTGAGGCACAGCGTATCGCAGCGGAAGCCCGCGCCGAAATTCAGGCTGGTCTGGATGACGCGATTGCAAAGGCGGACGCGGAAATCGCTGCAAAAGCGGCTGAATCGGAAAAGGCAATTGCCGAAATCCGAGCCGGTGCGCTGGAAAGCATTCAAGTGGTTGCCAAGGACACGGCTGCCGAACTGGTCACAGCACTTGGCGGCGAAGCGGATGCGGATGCCATTGCCGGTGCCGTAGATGCGCAGACGAAAGGATAA
- the ffh gene encoding signal recognition particle protein, whose translation MFENLSERLSGVFDRLTKQGALSEEDVKTALREVRVALLEADVSLPVARAFVKKVQEQATGQAVTKSITPGQQVVKIVHDALVDTLRGEEDPGKLKIDNPPAPILMVGLQGSGKTTTTGKLAKRLKEKEGKKVLMASLDVYRPAAMDQLAVLGTQVGVDTLPIVPGQKPVDIAKRAKQQATLGGYDVYMLDTAGRLHIDEVLMDEVEQVRNAVDPRETLLVVDGLTGQVAVEVAEEFDAKVGISGVVLTRMDGDGRGGAALSMRAVTGKPIRFVGLGEKMDALETFEPDRIAGRILGMGDIVALVEKAQETMEMEQTERMMKRMVKGQFNMNDLKMQLEQMIQMGGMQGMMGMMPGMGKMAKQMDQAGLDDKILRQQIAMIQSMTKRERANPQLLQASRKKRIAAGSGMEVSDLNKLLKMHRQMSDMMKKMGKMGKGKMLKQAMKGMFGKGGPSPEEMAAGMDPKALEQAAKAMGGKMPGGLPGLGGGMGLPQGLSGFGKKK comes from the coding sequence ATGTTTGAAAATCTATCCGAACGCCTCTCTGGCGTCTTTGACCGGCTGACCAAACAGGGCGCTCTGTCCGAAGAAGACGTCAAGACCGCCCTGCGCGAGGTCCGGGTTGCGCTGCTTGAGGCCGACGTCTCGCTGCCAGTAGCCCGCGCTTTCGTCAAAAAGGTTCAGGAACAGGCGACAGGTCAGGCTGTTACTAAGTCGATTACCCCCGGCCAGCAGGTCGTCAAGATCGTGCATGACGCGCTGGTCGATACCCTGCGCGGCGAAGAAGACCCCGGCAAGCTGAAGATCGACAACCCGCCTGCCCCGATCCTGATGGTGGGTCTGCAGGGCTCGGGTAAGACGACCACCACCGGTAAGCTGGCGAAACGCCTGAAAGAGAAAGAGGGCAAGAAGGTCCTGATGGCCTCGCTCGACGTTTATCGTCCGGCGGCGATGGATCAGCTGGCTGTTCTGGGCACGCAGGTCGGCGTCGATACGCTGCCGATCGTGCCCGGTCAGAAACCCGTCGATATCGCCAAGCGTGCCAAGCAACAAGCGACGCTGGGTGGATATGACGTCTACATGCTCGACACCGCGGGCCGTCTGCATATCGACGAAGTCCTGATGGACGAGGTCGAGCAGGTCCGCAACGCGGTCGACCCGCGCGAGACTCTGCTGGTCGTCGACGGCCTGACCGGTCAGGTCGCCGTTGAAGTGGCCGAGGAATTCGACGCCAAGGTCGGCATCTCCGGCGTGGTCCTGACGCGGATGGACGGCGACGGGCGCGGTGGTGCGGCGCTGTCGATGCGCGCGGTCACCGGCAAGCCCATTCGCTTTGTCGGTCTGGGCGAAAAGATGGACGCGCTCGAAACCTTCGAGCCGGACCGGATCGCCGGTCGTATTCTGGGCATGGGCGACATTGTTGCCTTGGTCGAAAAGGCCCAGGAAACGATGGAGATGGAACAGACCGAGCGCATGATGAAGCGCATGGTCAAAGGTCAGTTCAACATGAACGACCTGAAAATGCAGCTGGAACAGATGATCCAGATGGGCGGTATGCAGGGCATGATGGGCATGATGCCCGGCATGGGCAAAATGGCCAAACAGATGGACCAGGCAGGACTGGACGACAAAATCCTGCGTCAGCAGATCGCCATGATCCAGTCGATGACCAAACGCGAACGCGCCAACCCTCAGCTATTGCAGGCGAGCCGTAAAAAGCGGATCGCGGCAGGCTCGGGCATGGAGGTCAGCGACCTGAACAAGCTGCTCAAGATGCACCGACAGATGTCGGACATGATGAAAAAGATGGGCAAGATGGGCAAAGGCAAGATGCTGAAACAGGCCATGAAAGGCATGTTCGGCAAAGGCGGCCCCTCGCCCGAGGAAATGGCTGCAGGCATGGACCCCAAGGCGTTGGAACAAGCGGCTAAGGCGATGGGCGGCAAGATGCCCGGCGGCCTGCCCGGATTAGGCGGCGGCATGGGCCTGCCTCAGGGCCTCAGCGGGTTCGGCAAGAAAAAGTAA
- a CDS encoding universal stress protein has protein sequence MFKHIMLPIDRHLPPEVRKAADIAAQVAKWQGAKITLVSVTGAHLGESTTTEAEIDKDLAKFTETLAAESGAKVATRKIHSVDVAAEVDSDLTRAAEELGADLIIVGTHAPRITDYIFSSHAGYLAKHASMSVFVVR, from the coding sequence ATGTTTAAGCATATCATGCTGCCGATAGACCGGCACCTGCCGCCCGAAGTCCGTAAAGCTGCTGATATCGCGGCGCAAGTTGCGAAATGGCAAGGTGCTAAAATCACTCTGGTCAGCGTCACCGGCGCCCATTTGGGTGAATCCACAACAACCGAAGCCGAGATCGACAAGGATCTTGCGAAGTTTACTGAAACGCTCGCCGCCGAAAGCGGTGCTAAAGTTGCCACTCGCAAAATTCATTCTGTCGACGTCGCCGCCGAAGTGGACAGCGACCTGACCCGGGCCGCAGAAGAGCTGGGCGCTGATCTGATCATCGTGGGAACCCACGCTCCTCGGATCACCGACTATATCTTTTCAAGTCACGCGGGTTATCTGGCCAAACATGCCAGCATGTCGGTTTTTGTGGTGCGTTAA
- a CDS encoding LysR substrate-binding domain-containing protein — MARVLPPLNALKAFEAAGRHESFSRAADELNVSHSAISRHVRGLEDRLGVSLFRDLPRGVELTLEGRGLLLRVMSALDEIAEATEIVRQRPEGTLTISCEPLFAMKYLIPRLPGFYSAFPGVQLRLEASRALADVERHDADLAIRFAHRGVLDIPSDLISDEPLFTYATPDLRPEGWDSPEQVLNYRLYRDRIGEVWPRWAEVAGFEMPQSGMNGWRMETDLSLTAAVSGLGVFLGSEDCVLSDLQAGRLIRCFPIGFREGSFRLVLGAGAVRRRTVQAFRTWLLDESANLRGQPILRE; from the coding sequence ATGGCCCGTGTATTACCTCCACTGAACGCACTGAAAGCATTTGAAGCGGCCGGACGGCACGAAAGCTTCAGCCGTGCAGCCGACGAGTTGAACGTCAGCCATTCGGCCATTAGCCGCCATGTGCGTGGGTTAGAGGACCGGCTTGGCGTCTCGTTGTTTCGGGATTTGCCCCGTGGGGTCGAACTGACCTTGGAAGGGCGAGGCTTGCTGTTGCGGGTGATGAGTGCGCTTGATGAAATCGCCGAGGCCACTGAGATCGTTCGTCAAAGGCCAGAAGGCACACTCACCATCAGTTGTGAGCCGCTGTTCGCCATGAAATACCTTATCCCCCGGCTGCCGGGTTTCTATTCAGCCTTCCCAGGGGTCCAGCTAAGGCTGGAGGCCTCACGCGCGCTGGCGGATGTCGAACGACATGATGCGGATCTGGCGATCCGGTTTGCGCATCGCGGTGTGCTGGATATTCCGTCCGACCTGATCAGTGATGAACCACTTTTTACCTATGCCACGCCGGATCTGAGGCCCGAGGGATGGGACAGCCCCGAACAGGTGCTGAACTATCGTTTGTATCGCGATCGGATCGGAGAAGTCTGGCCGCGCTGGGCAGAAGTGGCCGGGTTTGAAATGCCACAGTCCGGCATGAACGGTTGGCGGATGGAAACGGATCTGTCTCTGACGGCAGCCGTTAGCGGGCTGGGCGTTTTTCTCGGATCAGAGGACTGCGTTCTGAGTGATCTGCAAGCTGGGCGCTTGATCCGGTGCTTTCCCATCGGATTCCGAGAGGGCAGTTTCCGGCTGGTTCTGGGCGCTGGTGCGGTGCGCCGCAGAACGGTACAGGCGTTCCGAACGTGGTTGCTGGATGAAAGTGCAAACCTGCGCGGCCAACCCATCCTGCGGGAATAA
- a CDS encoding DMT family transporter has protein sequence MSPQARGHLAMLTFSALVAGSFSLGSMIANEIAPAALNAVRFAIAAVVIGVAALATTGLPRSAAQAPWRYLVLGGLFATYFVLMFYGLQTAPPVSAAAVFTLTPVVSAVAGWVLLRQITTPRMALALTIGAVGALWVIFRADWQMFRAFEIGGGEIIYFWGCVAHAIYTPMVRKLNRGEPAVVFTFGTLVAGCLLLTVFGWSDLKATHWSALPAIVWIGLLYISFFATAASFVLVQFSSLRLPSAKVMAYTYLVPSWVILWEIALGKAVPTGLILGGVALTVIALLMLLKEEAPRAMPVRRTAE, from the coding sequence ATGAGCCCTCAGGCCCGTGGTCATCTGGCCATGCTGACCTTTTCAGCCCTTGTTGCGGGCAGCTTTTCGCTGGGATCCATGATCGCGAACGAGATTGCGCCTGCCGCGCTGAATGCAGTCCGATTTGCGATTGCCGCTGTGGTGATCGGCGTGGCGGCTTTGGCCACAACTGGTTTGCCGCGCAGCGCTGCGCAAGCCCCGTGGCGTTACCTGGTGTTAGGTGGGTTATTTGCCACCTATTTCGTCCTGATGTTCTACGGATTGCAAACTGCCCCACCGGTCAGCGCTGCTGCGGTGTTCACCCTTACACCGGTTGTTTCAGCGGTCGCGGGATGGGTTTTGTTACGACAGATCACCACGCCGCGTATGGCGCTGGCTTTAACCATTGGGGCCGTAGGGGCACTTTGGGTGATCTTTCGAGCCGACTGGCAGATGTTCCGCGCCTTTGAGATAGGGGGTGGTGAGATCATCTATTTCTGGGGATGTGTCGCCCACGCAATCTATACGCCGATGGTTCGCAAACTGAATCGTGGTGAACCGGCCGTGGTGTTCACCTTTGGCACTTTGGTCGCCGGATGCCTGCTTCTGACCGTGTTTGGTTGGTCTGATCTGAAGGCAACCCACTGGAGTGCGCTGCCGGCCATCGTTTGGATTGGTTTGCTTTACATCTCGTTCTTTGCAACGGCTGCCAGCTTTGTATTGGTGCAGTTCTCGTCTTTGAGGCTGCCGTCAGCGAAGGTCATGGCTTATACCTACTTGGTACCAAGTTGGGTAATTCTTTGGGAAATCGCTTTGGGCAAAGCTGTACCCACAGGCTTGATATTGGGCGGTGTTGCGCTGACAGTCATCGCTCTGCTGATGCTGTTGAAAGAGGAAGCGCCGCGTGCAATGCCGGTGCGAAGGACCGCAGAATAG
- a CDS encoding metalloregulator ArsR/SmtB family transcription factor, with product MTDPLDIVFAALADPTRRAILAMLLEDDMAVTDVAEPFEMSLAAISKHLVILTKAGLISQEKRGRVKWCKLEPDALRAASVWMQGFGQFEPVNLDAFERFLEVELPTSDDA from the coding sequence ATGACTGATCCGCTCGACATTGTGTTTGCTGCCCTGGCCGACCCCACGCGCCGTGCAATTCTGGCAATGCTGCTAGAGGACGACATGGCCGTGACAGATGTCGCCGAACCTTTTGAGATGTCATTGGCCGCGATCTCAAAACATTTGGTTATCCTGACCAAGGCCGGATTGATTTCTCAGGAAAAACGCGGACGGGTGAAATGGTGCAAGCTGGAGCCCGACGCCCTGCGCGCCGCTTCGGTTTGGATGCAGGGGTTCGGACAATTCGAACCCGTCAATCTGGACGCGTTCGAACGGTTTTTGGAAGTTGAGCTTCCGACGTCGGACGACGCTTAA
- a CDS encoding sulfotransferase domain-containing protein, whose translation MKDDLPQKTTDYVGEVTNTDIWSGFEIRPDDIFVCTPPKCGTTWTQTLVRMLITQTADPGVYDNKISPWLDCGFRDREEQAKTLNAQSHRRCIKTHTPLDGITFSPDAQYLVVHRHPVDVHFSMRRHVENMKDDWLDHLFPEDLSEAFAMFLDRPASSKGTDDLTLGSFIHHFRSFWTFRELPNIHFLHYAELSRDLPGQVSCLANIMDTEISPQLINDIAEAGSFGSMKNNAQRLEQTPGFTSGFHDFAQFFSSGTSNKWEGKLTSDDMARYAARMSELVSPEERLWLERGLASSPR comes from the coding sequence ATGAAGGACGATCTTCCGCAAAAGACAACGGATTATGTTGGTGAAGTGACCAACACCGATATCTGGTCTGGTTTCGAGATACGGCCGGACGATATCTTTGTGTGCACGCCGCCTAAATGCGGCACGACGTGGACGCAGACCTTGGTGCGAATGTTGATCACGCAAACCGCTGATCCCGGCGTATACGACAACAAGATTTCACCATGGCTGGATTGCGGCTTTCGCGACAGGGAAGAGCAGGCAAAAACGCTGAACGCGCAAAGCCATCGGCGCTGCATCAAGACACATACGCCGCTGGACGGAATTACCTTCTCGCCTGATGCGCAGTATCTGGTTGTGCACCGCCATCCTGTCGACGTGCATTTCTCAATGCGCCGTCATGTTGAAAACATGAAGGACGATTGGCTGGATCACCTGTTCCCTGAAGATCTTTCGGAAGCTTTTGCAATGTTTCTGGACCGACCGGCTTCATCAAAAGGTACCGACGATCTGACACTTGGATCATTTATCCATCACTTCCGATCCTTTTGGACCTTCCGTGAATTGCCCAATATTCATTTCCTGCACTACGCAGAGCTTAGCCGCGATCTACCCGGACAAGTCTCGTGCCTGGCCAACATCATGGACACCGAGATCAGCCCGCAGCTGATCAATGACATCGCCGAGGCGGGCAGTTTCGGGTCGATGAAGAACAATGCGCAGCGTCTGGAGCAAACACCCGGGTTCACCAGTGGGTTTCACGACTTTGCACAGTTCTTTTCTTCGGGCACCAGCAACAAGTGGGAAGGCAAGCTGACGTCTGATGACATGGCCAGGTACGCCGCCCGCATGTCCGAGCTGGTTTCACCTGAAGAACGTCTGTGGTTGGAACGTGGTTTAGCCTCTAGCCCACGCTGA